One Campylobacter massiliensis DNA window includes the following coding sequences:
- a CDS encoding DUF1353 domain-containing protein — MSLNVTPLCENRYELTRDFEILGITIPKGYKTNGANIPRIFYIFYPPFIPKYLKAIVLHDYLCDLSDQTIPNDKFKSKSEGFKFADLKLKEALKECNADAFTQNLFYICVRAYHKLKYRR; from the coding sequence ATGAGCTTAAACGTTACGCCGCTTTGCGAAAACAGATATGAGCTTACGCGGGACTTTGAAATTTTAGGCATAACGATACCAAAAGGCTATAAAACCAACGGGGCGAATATCCCGAGGATTTTTTATATCTTTTATCCGCCCTTTATTCCAAAATACTTAAAGGCTATCGTTTTACACGACTATCTTTGCGACCTTAGCGACCAGACTATACCAAACGATAAATTTAAAAGCAAAAGCGAAGGGTTTAAATTTGCCGATCTTAAACTAAAAGAGGCTTTAAAAGAGTGCAACGCCGACGCTTTCACTCAAAATTTATTTTATATTTGCGTTCGCGCATATCACAAGCTTAAGTATAGGAGATAA
- a CDS encoding DUF5675 family protein translates to MKLQITRFKNIKDGTLGKFELLFNDKIFLKGYTLEPAGPDTTARGKDRRMPEGIYDVFWHHSARFNRVLPVLYNEKVPKDRCILIHAGNYPKDTEGCILLGSTFSDEGVFNSLSTLKSFLALTLNKELQVEIINKF, encoded by the coding sequence ATGAAGCTACAAATCACGAGATTTAAAAATATCAAAGACGGCACGCTCGGCAAATTTGAGCTGCTTTTTAATGACAAAATATTTTTAAAGGGCTACACCTTAGAGCCTGCGGGGCCCGATACTACCGCACGCGGCAAAGATAGGCGCATGCCTGAGGGCATTTATGACGTGTTTTGGCATCATTCGGCCAGATTTAACCGTGTTTTGCCGGTGCTTTACAACGAAAAAGTGCCTAAAGACCGCTGCATTTTGATTCATGCAGGCAACTACCCAAAGGATACCGAGGGGTGCATACTTCTTGGATCTACGTTTAGCGATGAGGGCGTTTTTAATAGTCTTAGCACGCTAAAAAGTTTTTTGGCTCTAACGTTAAACAAAGAGCTTCAAGTGGAAATAATCAATAAATTTTAG
- a CDS encoding phage tail sheath protein produces the protein MPSKYGVNVELYNGSLNPYEINNRRPIAIVGDDSKLTAGLYVYSTVEDALKAVEGGTIKNALEDLKACGIHTQVVLSSFKQSTNSDASAKKQENLTSCLNAIDALKKAENVVMAKPKFIAAPEYNDAGVYEKLKQLGEYLRAVYAIEVDATNEQTAKAAVETLATKTAIITFQKVKRVDKVIRPLSMFLIALYAKVMSETEYGFSQTYSNRVIPGITAIVDNVEFIQGVDCEADRLRSEGITIAYVDDGIRAWGGETRDEDFTSMHTYVIFYTAIETIFEAQKRAIDKRMRDVLKNVVDSLEAFYRRLVANNVAVGFEVTVPAELNTNETISEGKIYIKHRVQEMPLIKNITNRIYRVTDYSQVLIEEL, from the coding sequence ATGCCAAGTAAATACGGCGTCAATGTCGAGCTTTATAACGGCTCGCTAAACCCATACGAGATCAACAATCGCCGCCCGATCGCAATAGTCGGCGACGACAGCAAACTAACCGCTGGGCTTTACGTTTATAGCACCGTCGAGGATGCACTCAAAGCAGTAGAAGGCGGCACGATTAAAAACGCGCTTGAAGACCTAAAGGCATGCGGAATTCATACGCAAGTAGTATTAAGCTCGTTTAAGCAAAGCACAAATAGCGACGCGAGCGCAAAAAAGCAGGAGAATTTAACATCTTGCCTAAATGCTATCGACGCGCTCAAAAAAGCCGAAAACGTAGTAATGGCAAAGCCTAAATTTATCGCCGCGCCTGAATACAACGACGCAGGCGTTTATGAAAAACTTAAGCAGCTAGGCGAGTATCTAAGAGCCGTTTATGCTATCGAAGTCGATGCGACAAATGAGCAAACCGCAAAGGCCGCAGTGGAGACGTTAGCCACGAAAACGGCGATCATAACGTTTCAAAAAGTAAAAAGAGTAGATAAGGTCATTCGCCCGCTTAGCATGTTTTTAATCGCTCTTTACGCCAAAGTAATGAGCGAGACGGAATACGGCTTCTCGCAAACGTATTCAAATAGGGTAATTCCGGGCATTACCGCGATCGTGGATAACGTCGAGTTTATCCAAGGCGTGGACTGCGAAGCCGATAGGCTAAGAAGCGAGGGCATCACAATAGCTTACGTGGATGACGGTATCAGGGCATGGGGCGGCGAAACGCGCGACGAGGATTTTACCAGTATGCACACCTACGTTATATTTTACACGGCGATCGAGACGATATTTGAGGCGCAAAAGCGCGCGATCGACAAAAGGATGCGCGACGTGCTCAAAAACGTAGTCGATAGCCTTGAGGCATTTTATCGCCGTTTGGTGGCAAACAATGTCGCAGTAGGTTTTGAAGTGACCGTGCCGGCTGAGCTGAATACCAACGAAACGATCAGCGAGGGCAAAATTTACATCAAACACAGAGTGCAGGAGATGCCGCTAATCAAAAATATCACGAATAGAATTTACCGAGTTACGGACTATTCGCAAGTTTTAATCGAGGAGCTATAA
- a CDS encoding phage major tail tube protein, translating into MKAQAITGGNFFIDGIGLFGELVDFEPPKFEHETIEAASEIGKYELVLPTLKPLSAKFTVNNVSETYFGLLNTKTKQKVYVKANHSGSEGKHVAIVATFEGNVKVLEAPKFEMNKEANMSIEMSCLVVKYEVDKKTTLSYDVENKIYSVNGEDLYEPIRKNIS; encoded by the coding sequence ATGAAAGCGCAAGCAATAACGGGCGGAAATTTCTTTATTGACGGGATCGGGCTTTTTGGCGAGCTTGTAGATTTTGAGCCGCCTAAATTTGAACACGAGACGATAGAGGCAGCGTCGGAGATCGGAAAATACGAGCTAGTTTTGCCGACTCTCAAACCGCTATCGGCAAAATTTACCGTTAATAACGTCAGCGAGACTTATTTCGGGCTCTTAAACACAAAGACCAAGCAAAAAGTCTATGTCAAAGCCAATCATAGCGGAAGCGAGGGCAAACACGTGGCTATCGTGGCGACGTTTGAGGGCAACGTCAAAGTGCTGGAAGCGCCTAAATTTGAGATGAACAAAGAGGCTAATATGAGCATCGAGATGAGCTGCCTAGTCGTAAAATACGAAGTCGATAAAAAGACCACGCTATCATACGACGTAGAAAACAAAATTTACTCGGTAAACGGCGAGGATCTTTATGAGCCGATAAGGAAAAATATATCATGA
- a CDS encoding phage tail assembly protein has product MALRKIEIPKTEFTFSDGQTVELKAPTLDILQNAQKKAKDEIEQAKLMLIEMSDGEMDKEFLGSLPMSEWSELSKAVSAFMGIDVKN; this is encoded by the coding sequence ATGGCGCTTAGAAAAATAGAAATACCAAAAACGGAGTTTACGTTTAGCGACGGTCAGACAGTGGAGCTCAAAGCTCCGACGCTAGATATTCTACAAAATGCCCAAAAAAAAGCCAAAGACGAGATCGAGCAAGCTAAGTTGATGCTGATCGAAATGAGCGACGGCGAGATGGATAAGGAATTTTTGGGATCTTTGCCGATGAGCGAGTGGAGCGAGCTGTCTAAAGCGGTTAGCGCGTTTATGGGTATCGACGTAAAAAACTAA
- a CDS encoding phage tail tape measure protein, with protein MAKNATLTFGMDLSDFDKAMKSINKQATSLSDQINKATQGAMQAYKNGLSDLKANPLQGVKINADLANLKENIKKAVTHKLNLDIEDAKKNLEGLKTQALAAVGSIMAISKPISAAIDFESSMADVKKVVDFNGADDVKQFADGLMKMSREIPLSVNELAQITASGGQLGIAKENLMDFTTTAAKMGVAFDMSAKEAGDNMATMMNIFGMDVKRVGELGDTINHISNNSAATANKIVNALGRIAGNAKDFGLSADAASGLASSFIALGKAPEVAATAINSMLTTLNNADNASDSVKAAFEQIGIDGKELKQAIIKNPQKALTDFLHTLSKIPKESKTGVLTAIFGKNFGDDISLVTGAIENYDKAMKLSADKAKAGSMDMEFKSRSETTANNIQLMKSAFNEIAINIGNAFLPALNLVLDGIKKISYAVSGFAGAFPNLIKYSFGAVIAITAVRTALIAKQAALSIVTLMLGNYRKVLQLLPFDCLQLGGSLKECGIAARFKAMWLNAAARASTLWSASTAAASSKSALFVGALKNIGVAFRALGAAFLSNPIGLALTAIAAVAFVAYKYWDELKAFFSGFFDGIMTGLKPLTDSFSRAWDAIKTAFAPIVDLFGALFSVTKVSEGELGALKDTGASFGQTLGAVLSVLLYPFEALANIITAVGLIIDIVKIKGTQWIEAFGEELNWWCDLFGNIGEWILQKFSSVVDGIKGFFAGFFDWLAEKFAFVTDSIKAVTDFAGSAAQGAKDILGIGDGKETNWYNPFSWFNDEAPQTTAGSVDKVAQDRREMRSQTSQNQITDNKKIDINLYGSQATPQAVAQAVSDNGYSFGD; from the coding sequence ATGGCGAAAAATGCAACTCTAACCTTCGGGATGGACTTAAGCGACTTTGATAAGGCGATGAAGTCGATCAATAAACAAGCCACGAGCCTAAGCGATCAGATAAACAAAGCTACTCAGGGCGCTATGCAAGCCTATAAAAACGGCTTAAGCGATCTTAAGGCAAATCCGCTCCAAGGAGTCAAGATCAATGCAGATTTAGCAAACCTCAAAGAAAACATCAAAAAAGCCGTAACGCACAAGCTAAATTTAGACATCGAGGATGCTAAGAAAAACCTCGAAGGCCTAAAAACTCAGGCACTAGCCGCCGTGGGTAGTATCATGGCGATCTCAAAACCAATAAGCGCAGCTATCGATTTTGAAAGCTCCATGGCCGACGTTAAAAAAGTAGTTGATTTTAACGGTGCGGATGACGTTAAGCAGTTTGCGGACGGTCTAATGAAGATGAGCCGCGAGATCCCTCTAAGCGTCAATGAGCTAGCCCAAATCACGGCAAGCGGCGGACAACTCGGCATCGCTAAAGAAAATTTAATGGACTTCACGACTACCGCGGCAAAGATGGGCGTCGCCTTTGATATGAGCGCCAAAGAAGCCGGCGACAATATGGCTACGATGATGAATATATTTGGCATGGACGTTAAGCGAGTGGGCGAGTTGGGCGACACGATAAATCACATCTCAAACAACTCCGCAGCCACCGCAAACAAAATAGTAAATGCCCTAGGGCGTATCGCGGGTAATGCCAAGGATTTCGGCCTTAGTGCAGATGCCGCGAGCGGACTCGCGAGTAGTTTCATCGCCCTGGGCAAAGCTCCCGAGGTGGCGGCAACGGCGATCAACTCGATGCTAACGACGTTAAACAACGCCGACAACGCAAGCGACTCGGTTAAGGCCGCATTTGAGCAGATCGGCATCGACGGCAAAGAGCTAAAACAAGCGATCATCAAAAACCCTCAAAAAGCATTAACCGACTTTTTGCATACGCTCTCAAAGATACCCAAAGAGAGTAAAACGGGCGTTTTAACGGCGATTTTCGGTAAAAACTTCGGCGACGACATCTCGCTAGTAACGGGCGCGATAGAAAACTACGACAAGGCGATGAAGCTAAGCGCAGATAAGGCAAAAGCCGGATCGATGGATATGGAGTTTAAATCCAGGAGCGAAACGACGGCAAACAATATCCAGCTAATGAAAAGCGCCTTTAACGAGATCGCGATAAACATCGGTAACGCGTTTTTGCCGGCTTTAAATTTAGTCCTGGATGGCATAAAAAAGATCAGTTACGCCGTTTCGGGTTTTGCCGGCGCATTTCCGAATTTGATAAAATACTCTTTCGGTGCCGTTATCGCAATAACAGCCGTCAGGACTGCTCTCATCGCAAAGCAAGCCGCGTTAAGCATTGTGACGTTGATGCTCGGAAATTACCGTAAAGTATTGCAGCTTTTGCCGTTTGATTGCTTGCAGCTAGGCGGCTCGCTAAAAGAGTGCGGTATCGCGGCGAGGTTTAAAGCGATGTGGCTAAACGCAGCCGCGAGAGCATCTACTCTTTGGAGCGCTAGCACTGCGGCAGCCAGCTCAAAATCCGCTCTTTTCGTCGGAGCACTCAAAAATATCGGGGTAGCTTTTAGAGCGCTCGGTGCGGCATTTTTGAGCAATCCCATCGGACTTGCTTTGACGGCAATCGCGGCCGTAGCTTTTGTGGCTTATAAATATTGGGATGAGTTAAAGGCATTTTTTAGCGGATTTTTTGATGGCATCATGACCGGGCTAAAACCGCTAACGGATAGCTTTAGCAGGGCGTGGGATGCGATAAAAACTGCTTTTGCTCCGATCGTTGATCTCTTTGGAGCACTATTTAGCGTGACGAAGGTAAGCGAGGGCGAGCTAGGGGCGTTAAAAGATACGGGTGCTAGCTTTGGCCAGACTCTAGGCGCAGTGCTTAGCGTGCTTTTGTATCCTTTTGAGGCGCTAGCAAACATCATAACCGCCGTCGGCCTAATAATCGACATCGTCAAAATCAAGGGCACGCAGTGGATAGAAGCTTTTGGCGAGGAGCTTAATTGGTGGTGCGATCTTTTCGGTAATATAGGCGAGTGGATATTGCAGAAATTTAGCTCCGTCGTAGATGGGATAAAAGGCTTTTTTGCAGGCTTTTTTGATTGGCTAGCGGAGAAATTTGCCTTTGTAACAGATAGTATAAAAGCGGTTACGGACTTTGCGGGGTCTGCCGCGCAAGGCGCGAAGGATATACTAGGCATCGGTGACGGCAAAGAAACTAACTGGTATAATCCTTTTAGTTGGTTTAACGACGAAGCACCGCAAACTACGGCCGGATCTGTAGATAAAGTCGCGCAAGATCGCCGCGAGATGAGGTCGCAAACGAGCCAAAATCAAATAACCGATAACAAAAAGATCGACATAAATTTATACGGATCGCAAGCTACTCCGCAAGCCGTGGCGCAGGCCGTGAGCGATAACGGGTATAGTTTTGGGGATTAG
- a CDS encoding DNA adenine methylase, with protein MFIPSPLRYPGGKSKLTEFVSHTLEINGVKNPVYCEPFCGGAGVAIKLLLDKKADGAILNDYDIAIYSFWYAVLNDTKNLLDAIKETPVTIPERERQKEIYMNKSQLKKYDFELAFSTLYLNRTSVSGVIKGGVIGGKNQDGKYKIDARFGKENIMAKIKNIADHKDNILLFNMDASELIDEVLQKMDKNNLFVFFDPPYYKQGKNLYTNFFKHQNHEDLGLSIKKMDEYFWIMTYDNEPKIYEIYKDYNPKKYKLQYSANLKIKETELFFNSPRTKVESFDRVIFESA; from the coding sequence TTGTTTATACCGTCCCCTCTCCGCTACCCCGGCGGAAAAAGTAAGCTTACCGAATTCGTATCTCATACGCTAGAGATAAACGGCGTTAAAAATCCCGTTTATTGCGAGCCCTTTTGCGGAGGTGCAGGCGTGGCCATAAAATTACTACTCGATAAAAAAGCAGACGGAGCTATATTAAACGACTATGACATAGCTATATATTCATTTTGGTATGCGGTGTTAAACGATACTAAGAATTTATTAGATGCGATAAAAGAAACTCCTGTAACTATACCAGAACGAGAAAGGCAAAAAGAAATTTATATGAATAAATCACAGCTTAAAAAATATGATTTCGAGTTGGCTTTCTCTACGCTTTATCTAAATAGAACAAGCGTATCGGGCGTGATAAAAGGTGGAGTAATCGGCGGCAAAAATCAAGACGGAAAATACAAAATAGACGCCAGATTCGGCAAAGAAAATATCATGGCTAAGATAAAAAATATAGCCGATCATAAAGATAACATACTTTTGTTTAATATGGATGCCTCCGAGCTGATAGACGAGGTCTTGCAAAAAATGGATAAAAATAATCTATTTGTGTTTTTCGATCCGCCGTATTACAAGCAGGGTAAAAATCTATATACAAATTTTTTTAAACATCAAAATCACGAAGATCTGGGCTTGTCCATAAAAAAAATGGATGAATATTTTTGGATAATGACCTACGATAACGAGCCTAAAATTTACGAGATATACAAAGACTATAACCCGAAAAAATATAAACTTCAATATTCGGCAAACTTAAAAATAAAAGAAACGGAGCTATTTTTTAATAGCCCTCGCACAAAAGTCGAGTCTTTCGATAGGGTAATTTTTGAATCGGCCTAA
- a CDS encoding ATP-dependent nuclease: protein MSTSDSYIYIEKIEIKKFRAFSEEGKTYEIELGRHITCISGHNGIGKSTILAMLSNCGEVKKQDGVLLNGDKFAGEYSSIVKFDKDYDKPGDKCSIYFHAPDNVKDSSGFKYPKVIDFRAAIQNGERYRLLPKKTHERPTESKIEWPTYYLGLSRLYPIGESENVDVIGLRADVEIKNEMFKAYSSILNTNIDSIDSSFVSPSDAKKKKGVGIKTDKYGILSNSSGQDNLGQILMAVFSFQNLKNTLEKKDNYWYDGGILLIDELDATLHPAAQNKLFKFLYQKSKELHLQIVFTTHSLSLLEHITKTHDLCDKNRSLVLQYLTNGRGKIEIKTNPTIDEIKHDLLITYSGILEIPKIDVITEDDVGRWLLKNIIEQKQLHLSLNYLDCNFGYEEISKLIVGSSIFKNCLVVFDPDISKEERKNNVKKAIENNTFFTLNSPSNENKNKRCLLILPGGEPIETIIWKYIKDCPEDHRMYYNPQMENQGVTKRNLIENAPEGIEKDLKKQKNWFYDNKSICDIVIKYWIKDNSDCIENFIKDLKFEYNKIASQIGIKPID from the coding sequence ATGAGCACAAGCGATAGTTATATTTATATAGAAAAGATTGAGATAAAAAAATTTAGAGCCTTTAGCGAAGAGGGGAAAACCTATGAGATAGAGTTAGGCAGGCATATCACTTGCATATCCGGGCACAACGGAATAGGCAAATCTACTATCTTGGCCATGCTAAGCAATTGCGGAGAAGTTAAAAAACAAGACGGAGTATTGCTTAATGGCGATAAATTCGCGGGCGAGTATAGCTCAATCGTGAAATTCGATAAAGATTACGACAAGCCCGGCGATAAATGTAGTATATATTTTCACGCTCCCGATAATGTGAAAGATTCATCGGGCTTTAAATATCCAAAAGTGATTGATTTTAGAGCGGCTATCCAAAACGGAGAAAGATATAGATTATTACCAAAAAAGACGCACGAACGCCCAACCGAAAGCAAAATAGAATGGCCGACGTATTATTTAGGGCTTTCCAGACTGTATCCAATCGGCGAATCCGAAAACGTAGACGTAATCGGGCTAAGAGCAGATGTTGAAATAAAAAATGAAATGTTTAAAGCATATTCTAGTATTTTAAATACAAATATCGATAGCATAGACTCGAGTTTCGTAAGTCCATCCGACGCCAAGAAGAAAAAGGGAGTAGGAATAAAAACGGATAAATACGGAATATTATCAAACTCGTCTGGACAAGATAATCTTGGGCAAATTTTGATGGCAGTATTTTCTTTTCAAAATCTAAAAAATACCTTAGAAAAAAAAGACAATTACTGGTATGACGGCGGCATCTTGCTTATAGACGAGCTAGATGCGACGCTACACCCCGCTGCGCAAAATAAACTTTTTAAATTTCTTTATCAAAAGTCGAAAGAGCTACATTTACAGATAGTCTTTACGACACATAGCTTGAGTCTTTTGGAGCACATAACTAAAACTCACGATTTATGTGATAAAAATAGATCGCTAGTGCTTCAATATCTAACAAACGGCAGAGGCAAGATCGAGATAAAAACCAACCCTACCATAGACGAGATTAAACATGATTTATTGATAACATATTCCGGAATATTAGAAATTCCAAAAATAGACGTCATAACAGAGGATGACGTTGGAAGGTGGCTACTCAAAAATATTATAGAACAAAAACAATTACATCTAAGTCTTAACTACCTAGACTGCAATTTTGGATACGAGGAAATATCAAAGCTGATAGTGGGTAGCTCAATTTTTAAAAATTGCTTGGTAGTTTTTGACCCAGATATCTCAAAAGAAGAAAGAAAAAATAATGTAAAAAAAGCCATAGAAAACAATACTTTTTTTACATTAAATAGTCCGTCTAATGAAAATAAAAACAAAAGATGCTTGCTTATATTGCCAGGAGGCGAGCCGATAGAAACGATAATATGGAAATATATAAAAGATTGTCCCGAAGATCACAGGATGTATTATAATCCGCAAATGGAGAATCAAGGGGTTACGAAACGGAATTTAATCGAAAATGCTCCGGAGGGCATAGAAAAAGATTTAAAAAAACAAAAAAACTGGTTTTACGACAATAAGAGTATTTGCGACATTGTTATAAAATATTGGATTAAAGATAATAGCGATTGTATAGAAAACTTCATAAAGGACTTAAAATTTGAGTATAATAAGATAGCATCTCAAATAGGAATAAAGCCTATAGATTAA
- a CDS encoding helix-turn-helix domain-containing protein: MRRKPSSLRNLKSSATDIVCRMCVVAKVKGKNGLAQKLKIKTTTIENWINSNKVPRKWMYYVADTFDSSFDFIELGFFFEPGEVLKDAQLMEWEKEYKYSYIKKPIKVVYIAVPFISQDGHIFEEDVLDDSDTAVAVGQNNIAVSGNNNQIGSFENNRLNTPEFQEFKELFKKYGNQNLLNGFIKRLKEIKGLSENV; this comes from the coding sequence ATGAGACGCAAGCCGTCATCGCTAAGAAATTTAAAAAGCTCCGCAACCGATATAGTTTGCCGTATGTGCGTAGTAGCCAAAGTCAAAGGAAAAAACGGGCTAGCGCAAAAACTAAAAATCAAGACGACTACGATAGAAAACTGGATAAACTCAAATAAAGTCCCGCGCAAGTGGATGTATTACGTGGCCGACACCTTTGATAGCAGTTTTGACTTTATAGAGCTTGGATTTTTCTTTGAGCCGGGCGAAGTATTAAAAGATGCCCAGCTTATGGAGTGGGAAAAAGAGTATAAATACTCTTATATAAAAAAGCCTATAAAAGTAGTTTATATCGCAGTGCCGTTTATTAGTCAGGACGGTCATATTTTTGAAGAGGACGTGTTAGACGATAGCGATACGGCGGTAGCCGTCGGACAAAATAACATAGCCGTAAGCGGCAATAACAATCAAATAGGCAGTTTTGAAAACAATAGGCTAAATACGCCTGAATTTCAAGAGTTTAAAGAACTTTTTAAAAAATACGGAAACCAAAACTTATTAAACGGCTTTATCAAAAGGCTAAAAGAGATAAAAGGACTATCGGAAAATGTATAA
- a CDS encoding helix-turn-helix domain-containing protein — MKENVINLKEVRDKIGLTQKETADKLGISLRTYQRYELDGDGIDYKKLLEISKKLGVSMDKLTGAVAVGQNNIAVSGHNNTIGNRQKYSPKVDEFLELYKKYGNEDLDFLLDPIIEKLKSIKEISKRQVT, encoded by the coding sequence ATGAAAGAAAATGTCATAAATTTAAAAGAAGTTAGGGATAAAATAGGCTTAACGCAAAAAGAAACGGCAGACAAACTCGGCATATCACTCAGGACTTATCAACGATACGAACTTGACGGAGACGGGATTGACTATAAGAAATTACTAGAAATTTCAAAAAAACTAGGGGTGAGTATGGACAAATTAACGGGAGCGGTAGCCGTCGGACAAAATAACATAGCCGTAAGCGGCCACAATAATACTATAGGCAACAGGCAAAAATACTCCCCCAAAGTAGATGAATTTTTAGAGCTTTATAAAAAATACGGCAATGAGGACTTGGATTTTTTACTTGACCCGATTATAGAAAAGCTAAAAAGTATTAAAGAGATTTCAAAAAGGCAAGTAACATGA
- a CDS encoding helix-turn-helix transcriptional regulator — MHQNQINFISYAQAAKMLGVAVVTIKKWAQKGLIKRYAVTGRSVFVDKDEILEMIRGKEA, encoded by the coding sequence ATGCATCAAAATCAAATAAATTTTATCAGTTACGCGCAGGCGGCAAAAATGCTAGGCGTTGCGGTAGTGACGATCAAGAAATGGGCGCAAAAAGGCCTTATTAAGCGCTACGCCGTAACTGGTCGCAGCGTGTTTGTCGATAAAGACGAAATTTTAGAGATGATTAGAGGTAAAGAAGCATGA
- a CDS encoding DNA methyltransferase: MEHFAFLAKDLFRILKSGRLMSFHCMNLPTSKVRDGFIGIRDFRGELIRLFESVGFIFHSEVCIWKDPVIAQQRTKALGLLHKQLVKDSAMSRQGIPDYLVTMRKPGINAEPIEGGLKYYCGDGAPIASKFDEEKGNLNRGSIEVWQRYASPVWMDINPSNTLSLKGSRDDEDEKHICPLQLDVIERALQLWSNEGDVVFTPFLGIGSEVYQSLKMNRKGIGIELKSSYFNVAAKNCELAMRERAQGSLF; encoded by the coding sequence ATGGAGCATTTTGCGTTTTTGGCCAAGGATCTATTTCGCATCCTAAAAAGCGGGCGACTTATGAGTTTTCATTGCATGAATTTGCCAACTTCAAAGGTTAGAGACGGATTTATCGGAATTCGCGATTTTCGCGGCGAGTTGATACGCCTTTTTGAGAGCGTGGGCTTTATTTTTCACTCCGAAGTTTGCATTTGGAAAGACCCTGTAATCGCTCAGCAACGCACCAAGGCGCTCGGCCTACTTCATAAGCAGCTCGTAAAAGATAGCGCAATGAGCCGCCAAGGGATACCCGACTACCTCGTCACGATGAGAAAGCCGGGCATAAACGCCGAGCCGATCGAGGGCGGGCTAAAATACTACTGCGGCGACGGTGCGCCGATCGCATCCAAATTTGACGAAGAAAAAGGCAATCTAAACCGCGGCAGTATCGAAGTATGGCAAAGATACGCGAGCCCGGTTTGGATGGACATTAATCCAAGCAATACGCTAAGCCTAAAAGGTAGCCGCGACGACGAGGACGAGAAGCATATTTGTCCGCTCCAGCTCGACGTTATAGAACGCGCGCTTCAGCTATGGAGCAATGAGGGCGACGTCGTATTTACTCCGTTTTTGGGTATCGGTAGCGAGGTTTATCAATCCCTAAAAATGAACCGCAAAGGGATAGGCATCGAGCTAAAGAGCTCTTATTTTAACGTTGCGGCGAAAAACTGCGAGCTAGCCATGCGAGAGCGCGCCCAGGGATCGCTTTTTTAA